One segment of Syngnathus scovelli strain Florida chromosome 6, RoL_Ssco_1.2, whole genome shotgun sequence DNA contains the following:
- the LOC125971126 gene encoding uncharacterized protein isoform X2 yields the protein MLPIEGGIHKALQVIHANGAAARLHVVSGRPEIIYARVGDPVSLPCCSSSSCSSVNCQRRRISETEVKDSQVLIISPISQRPSLKNDCLLHIALVTEEDAGFYRCKQDGHSRKIIELSVMTVKLLSPLDSDLMRDQNMVLECSQKSRFCRFGVLRWIGKQTSMFPIEWDKCVSRLEVLPVSRVSNYTCQFVKEGTVKVEVQYTAVFTEVDAGGPELPPDPKMLLINIIRIGVSLLILYIILVFVILVKRKSRRDAGQDRQS from the exons TGGTTAGCGGCCGGCCCGAAATTATCTACGCTAGGGTCGGGGACCCGGTCTCCCTGCCTTGCTGTTCGTCGTCGTCCTGTTCTAGCGTAAATTGTCAGAGAAGAAGGATCTCGGAAACTGAAGTGAAAGACAGCCAAGTGCTGATCATCTCGCCCATAAGTCAACGCCCCAGCCTGAAGAACGACTGCTTGCTGCACATTGCGCTGGTGACGGAAGAGGACGCTGGTTTTTATAGATGCAAACAAGATGGACATTCGAGAAAAATCATTGAGCTGAGCGTGATGACAG TGAAGCTCTTGTCTCCTCTGGACTCTGATCTAATGAGAGACCAAAACATGGTTCTGGAGTGTTCCCAGAAGTCCCGGTTTTGCCGGTTTGGAGTTCTCCGCTGGATCGGCAAGCAAACCAGTATGTTTCCCATTGAGTGGGACAAATGCGTCTCCCGTCTCGAGGTGCTTCCTGTGTCCCGCGTGAGCAACTATACGTGCCAATTCGTGAAGGAAGGGACCGTCAAGGTCGAAGTCCAGTACACGGCCGTATTCACGGAGGTGGACGCAGGAGGCCCCGAGCTGCCACCGGACCCTAAAATGCTCCTCATCAACATCATCAGGATAGGCGTCTCCCTCTTGATATTATACATCATCCTTGTGTTTGTCATCCTCGTCAAAAGAAAGTCAAGAAGGGACGCAGGTCAAG atcgACAGAGTTGA